One Populus nigra chromosome 16, ddPopNigr1.1, whole genome shotgun sequence genomic window, tctaataataatCGACGAaagaatgaaaattttaaaaaaaatttaacatatcaAAAGGTACGAAGCATGCATTTTATATGCTTCATATCAGGTGGGATGTTGaggtgttaatattttttttaattataattagttttttatttatgaatttttaataaGATCAATATTTCTAGGTTTTCTAGTATGATTCTCAATAAACTAATCAAAGCAAAACgagcaaataacaaaaattgtCAAGCCGATGCCGCGTGGATTTTGATGTacgacaaaagaaaagagaggataATGTGCGTTTTGATCGTCAGGTTTCTGTTAGCGTTGATCATGACCAAATGTGTACCacatatttttcctttctttttctctgagTCTTCGTCGTGCCAGGAAGACAGGAAGGACcatatgaatttaatttgatcGTAAGCTTTCCGTAAGCGTTGATCATGACCGAGGGCGTTTCTCCTTACtgtaattgttttgttttgccttGGAAACTTCAAGTGAAGGCTCCTtacattttgttttcctttttttcttctctattttggATCGTCTGCGTCGCAATATTTAGAATGGGCTCATGATGTACGTTGACGAGCTTGACTTACTAAGTGGAAGCCATGAATTAGAGGTCTTCCGCTTCTTTTGTGGGAACTCTTCATGTAATTTCCTAATGCTTTATCCGTGGGACAGTGACCATGCAATAATTCGAAGACTTTAATTTGTGGCCATTGATTTCCTTTCATATTGATCAAGATGGTAGTCGATGTCTGTATATATATCCTATAAACCTTTTCAGCAAAGTTTAACAAACCCAATATTTTATTTCCCTAaagtttttctctctcatttaaTGTTCGGAGGAATATTAAGGCACCTCTTTGGTGGTGCGTATGCAGCCCTTCTTTTGCTAGTGATCCTATCCACCCACCATGGTTGCAGTGCTAGAAAGAACAACAATTACTGCGCTCCTTCTTCTTGCGGCAATATCCATAATATTAGCTACCCTTTTCGATTAAATACCGATCCTGAAAGCTGCGGCATCAAAACTTATGAACTTGCTTGTGAAAACAACGTACGTCCAGCTTTATACTTGAACAAGGTAAAATATTATGTTCAGGCAATCAATTACGGTGGCTTCACAATTCGACTTGTGGAAGCTGGTGTTCAGCAGGATGATTGCTTCTCCATCCCTCATCATTCTATTATGCCATATATTTCGCCCTCGGCGTATTATGATCGACGTTATATTGGATATCAAGTAATAACTTTTATATGTTGCGAAAATCAAATACTGCATCCTCCATATCATTTTTTGGACACTTCTTCTTGCAAAAATGGCAGTAGTACTGCATATAATTCTTATTCGTTTAGCAGTATCTCTTCTCCCAGCTGCATCAAGGAAGGTTATTCCTATGTCATTACTGGTGATGCGCACTTTAAAGATATACCGGACTTATGCcgtataaatttgatttatactGTGCCTGGATTTCTTCTGCCAGAAAATAGGACCAATATGTCCTACATAGATGTCCATGATGTTTTGGTACATGGGTTCGAGCTTTCATGGTTGTCGGCCTGTTGTCATTCTGTCAAGGAAAACCGCTGCAACCTTGATGAATCCACCAGGAACAATTATTGTAGACATGGTAtgtattctctctctctctctctctctgcttaCCTCAGGTACTGTATTGTGATTATCGATACCGTATTTGCTTTATTTTCTATTGATAAAAACTTGCAAGAAATCTTCTACAAGTCAATATTAATGATTTCTATTGTGAtgatagagaaataaaaattaattatgctcCAATAGTGCTTGGTTTCCGTTTACGTGTTAAGGACTTAAGGGTTTAAAATTCTGCCTGTCTGCATGCTAATTAATCTCTTAAGAAgatttaaatcaattattttaattggacttttttttttcttaataaacagCCGGCGTCATTAGACGTGCAAGAGGTAAGAAGCTCCTTCACATTGCTGTTATTCTTTACATGgaaaattaacatatattatccaatatatgtttattaattgatattctATTTAACTAGCTCCAAAGGTAACAAACAGTATGCTTTCTCTGCTCCAAAAATTTAAAACAGAGTTTTCATAggcattttctttttccagataacgttttgattattttatttttttcttaaaacctCTCTCTCTTATGTCTTTTAAATATAGATATAGACAtttggtgaaattaaaaagcaaatattattgttttaattattacagAGAGGTTACAAATTAACTCCCGTACGTCGTTGTagttttaatgtaataattttgTGCCTTTCTAGCTATTACTCACATGGGTTatttttggtggtttttttttggtgtttttaaatttcacttattaaaaaaaattttatgttacTGTTGATGTCATATTTTTTATGCCTTCTcaggatttttttctcttcatctcttctcatttcttttcatttaatatctttttaaaaaatatcgttattttaaataataagttataaaaattgtatctttttaaaaattaatttattttaattgtgctacTATggcaatatttttaattaattatgctaacttaacaaaaaaatattttgagactATTTCTCTGTatagtaatttaaattttacatgcTAAATATCACTTAAGACTCTCCTTCTCTTTTACATACCAATTACCTTGGCACAACGTTTTAacgataatttttaatttgagtcaaataaaattaatattttataattatattatcacaaatacaaaatattaagatgatgatTATAAAttctagtttttaatttgtttttagaaaaatagttataatattgatgtatttcttattttttggtgaaaaagTACATCCTTGTTTTTAACACATgataatattctttattttttatattaaaaaagaaaacgggaaaagaaaagaaaaactaaaaattaatgaaaaagaaaaataatgttcTGTTTCTAATTAAACACACTCCTGGTCTCTTTAacaattgtttatatatatattttgcagaATTTCTGGAAGTTTATATAACCGCTTACATTTGTAAGAATTTTTCTCTCCAAACAAGTTGCATATTAGATTAGACGTGTGGATTAATTACTTTGGGATATATAGATCATTAGCTTGCATATTAAACTTAACaagtatttatattaataacattTCTATTTCTATAGATTGTGAAAATGAAACTAAAACATCAAAGTTTGTGGAATATTAGAGATAAATAGATCTTTGAGGCTTTGCTTTCCAAGAATATTATGTGAACTCTCTAACTTCTAGGCTAGTTAGGATCCTAAGAAACTGTATGTAAGATACAGTAAGCTAAGTATGAAGTGGATACTTTAATTTTCTGGaaaattgaagttaaaaaaaccataaacctGGTTTTAAAATTTGTACTGAGTTTGAAAAACAGATTTTAGAGGTTAtctatagtttttatttacaaggttttccattgtttttcaaataaagaaaagacaaacaatacagtttttttcttttatatacaagattttttaacaaagtgaaatattaaaactatttttttttcattttcatatatatttaattagtgtagcgaacttattttttattgtaagactaatataaaaacttttttgagTTCAAGATACGGCTTtttacaaatgatttttttaacaaagtgaaatattaaaaaatacatatttgtttttagcaAATGAAcagcatattttataatttttttattagaaaataaaattggaaaagaaaagaaaaactaaaaatgaaaaagaaaaatagtttcatGTTTCTAAAACACACTCCTAGTCTctttaacaattgtttttttttttttcagattatgTGGGATATTCTATAGATAAAGAATTCCATGGTAAGAATGTTTCTCTCTCCAAACAAGGTGCATATTAGATTAGACGTGTGGATTAATTACTTTGGGATATATAGATCATTAGCTTGCATATTAAACTTAACAAGTATTTATTAATAACTTTTCTATTTCTGTAGATTGtgaaaatgaaactaaaaagGATGTAAAACATCAAAGTTTGTGGAATATTAGAGATAAATAGATCTTTGAGGCTTTGCTTTCCAAGAATATTGTGTGAACTCTCTAACTTCTAGCTAGTTAGGATCCCAAGAAACTGTATGTAAGATGACAATGAGCTAAGCATGAAGTGGATACTTTAATTTTCTGGaaaattgaagttaaaaaaaccataaaccagtttttaaaatttgtacTGAGTTTGAAAAACAGATTTTAGAGGTTAtctatagtttttatttacaaggttttccattgtttttcaaataaaaaaagataaacaatacagtttttttcttttatatacaagattttttaacaaagtgaaatattaaaactatttttttttcattttcatatttaattagtgtagcgaacttattttttattgtaagaataatataaaaacttttttgagTTCAAGATACGGCTTtttacaaatgatttttttaacaaagtgaaatattaaaaaatacatatttgtttttagcaaatgaacaacatattttataatttttttattagaaaataaaattggaaaagaaaagaaaaactaaaaatgaaaaagaaaagtttcaTGTTTCTAAAACACACTCCTAGTCTctttaacaattgtttttctttttttttcagattatgTGGGATATTCTATAGATAAAGAATTCCTTGGTAAGAATTTTTCTCTCTCCAAACAAGGTGCATATTAGATTAGTCGTGTGGATTAATTTTGGATATATAGATCTCTAGCTTGCATATGAAACTTAACAgctatttattaataatttttctatttcaatagattgttaaattattttttatggtaaaatTATTTAGTTGCATGTATTCAACATAAGATCTTAATTAATgtgttatcctttttttttaccaataatattaatttgagaGGCAAATGAATTGCAATCTTCAAATAATGCTTTACCTGTGAGTTTTGCACTGTTTGTTTGGTTTCTTTATTCCTTCAAATCCTttgtaattcattttattttttatttggatgaaTTATTGATCTTCATCCCTTTGCTCACTTATCAAGCAACATGAGATGAATGGTAAGTTACATCTCTCATCTTTATCATTTCTCCTAATAAGGGGAATGATGAATTAAAGAGATctgtttaattctttttaaagttCTTCTTGTTAAACAAATAATACACTGAATATTCCTCTTTTACGATGCCTCTTCTCTTATCCATCTTTTTCTCAGTTCCTTTTAATAAACAGAGAGTTAAGTTCAAATCTTAATGTTTACTTATTTCTCTATTGATTAAGAGAGAGTGGACATAACTGGATTTTTGAAACTTATATGGCTTATTGAGTTGGGCAGTGTTTAACGCAGTTGTCTGAAGCAACTCCAACTATCCTTAACATTACTAttatatcattaatattttgtgttgtttcttattttgttttcggTTGTcctcttgtttttatttggcagcctataattttaatgtgttcgTCACTCCATATTCATTACGCCTTGTCATAGTTGTGCTCACTGCGCTACTTGCCCCCATTGGTAAGTATTTTACTTTGCTTATTTGGACTCACTGTGATACACATAAATGTATGTATATCAGACGCACAACAAATTCACCTTAAGACAAGCACTATTCATGACCCAGTAAtaaaaaacgagagaaaatTAAGTGCTAGAAATTATCTCCAAGTTTCGATATACTTTATTATAGTTAATTCACCTTAGAATTAGCTTTTGCTTATTCGCATCAGTTTAGTTGTTGAAAATAAGTCTTTCAAATCGAAAATATAATAGCCcgagaattttaaaattttatattattccctttattctttaatttcataGAATTGCATAAATACTATTATGTTTGCATCTTCAGAAGGTATTTATTAGAGCTTTTTTCAAAAGGTATTTATTAGAGCTTTGAGGGAGTCAgttcttaaaattaaagaaatagaaTGCAGTTACACAAATTTAGAAgttaaaatattcatattaagGACTTTTACTGATGAAAAAAAGTATAAACGCtaatggataaaataaaaaatttaaagaaaaacatgggCCAAATTAGGTGCATGCTCACACACATATACACAccctaaaataaatgaaatacagaaggttttttttataataagaatttgtttgtttgagaaaaatatgttttcatggATACACTGTTAAATTGGAAAGGACTCTACAACATAATGAAAGTCACATTTCTATtcagataaaaagaaagatatgaaaatctaataacaaaaaatatatatgttaacaACATTTATTGTCCTTGTGATGTATTTATGCAGCGGCATATCGTGTACTGTTATTTTTGTGTGGGCTTCCATGTCTTATAACCTTGCTGGTCTACAAATGGCGAAGAAAACATTTATCCATATATGACAACATTGAAAAGTTCTTGCAAAGTCATGATAATGATCTTATGCCAGTAAGATACTCTTACTCGGATATTAAGAAGATAACCAATGGTTTTAAAGATAAGTTGGGTGAAGGAGGTTTTGGCTTAGTGTACAAAGGAAAGCTTTGTAGTGGCGGTTTTGCGGCGGTAAAAATTTTGAGCAAGTCAAAAGCCAATGGACAAGATTTTATCAACGAAGTTGCCACCATTGGAAGAATTTACCATGTCAATGTTGTGCGACTCATAGGCTTCACTGTCGAGGGTTCGAAGCGTGCTCTTATATACGAGTTCATGCCTAATGGGTCTCTTGATAAGTACATTGTTTCTCGACAAGGTAGCATCTCATTGAGCAATGAGAAAATGTACGAGATTTCTCTTGGGGTGGCTCGTGGAATTGAATATCTACATCAAGGTTGTGATATGCAAATTTTGCATTTTGATATCAAGCCTCACAATATTCTTCTTGATGAAAAATTTATTCCAAAACTTTCAGATTTTGGACTAGCAAAATTATACCCAACAGATAATAGTATTGTGCCCCTTACTGCGGCTAGAGGAACGATAGGATATATGGCTCCTGAattgttttacaaaaatattggaGGTGTCTCTCACAAATCCGATGTCTATAGTTTTGGGATGCTGTTAATGGAAATGATTGGAAGAAGGAAGAACTTGAATGCATTGGCGGATCATTCAAGTCAAATTTACTTCCCTTCCTGGATTTATGACCAAGTTAGTGAAGGAAAGGATGTTGAACTAGGAGATCATGCCACGAAGCAgggaaaagaaacaataaagaagATGATTAAAGTGGCATTATGGTGCATACAATTGAGGCCGAATGATCGTCCGTCGATGCATGATGTTGTGAAGATGCTTAAATCAGATGTTGAATCCCTACAAATGCCTCCTAAACCTTTTTTAACTCCACATCATATGCCAAAAGATGATGATACGACCAATCCAATAAAGTTATCTGATCCACCCAGTGATTGTATCGACTCTTCATATCAGTTTGGTCGTTAATGATGAAAATATAGTACTTAGTGTCtctattaattttgataaaggATTAACTATGTGCACTGTGTAAGTGTTTAAACTTTATTGATTGTATCTATGGGTTTTTGAATAATATCTCTCAATGACTCAAGTGTTGAATTCCATCTACAACGAGTAAAGAAGCACCCAATAGATTTGTGCTCCAGAAACATGTAATTGAGGACACCATTTAATGACTAGATCCTTCTCTGATGTCTCCCTTACAAAGTCTTTTGGAAGCTTGGCCTCTTCTAATTCTCTTACAACCCATAGGAAGTAATTGTTGCTTCCTCTACGACCGCCCGCCAGTTATGCCATTTGCTCTTCTCCAAGGGCATCCAGGCTGAACTTGGATCCACTCTCCATGCACATAGATTCTTGCCCACTGGGCGGGCTCGTTTAGTTATGACATGTTTGCTTTCGTTTCTTTATTTGAAAGCTTGGGCTTGGAAGATCTTGAAATGCTATTTCTACTTCTTTTTTTAGTGCACAAAACAAGCAATGGGATTGATCTCGTCTCTATTTATTATTGGGTTGGATTTCACATAGTACTAATATTTATTGGTCATTAGTATGTacataggtttttttaaaaaaaaaatacaaaacaatgttatttgggtttttttaaaacaaaacaatattattctGATAGATCAAAATTAGCCTGTTCAACCCATATTCCAAAGTAGGTTTAAATTAGGATGGTCTTGAAGCAACCTCCATTCTtgcaaataaatatgaaattaagTCCCATTAAGAACAAAACTGATGAAATAAATTACCTCTCTAGTACAAGTTATATATACAAAGAAGAGGTCTTTGTACTCATGTAAGTTGAGCTAGTTAAGAGAAATAAAGTTACTAGAAACCGAAATGGTGGTTTGATAGAGAAAGGATCCTGAAATGGAGGATTTCGTAGTTTAGATTCTGTAATTTTCTAAAAGATAAAGTGCGACTcctgcatttaaaaaaaatataattatactctttatttgatttttttttatttatcaaaattaatctcTTCCTCTctccattttttataaaagaaaaaggtgaaaATTCTCTAAGTTGgtttggtgattaaagatgttCTATTAAACTTTGAGGTAGAAGAatgtattaaattataaattcttttctgtgattttttattacttaGGATTTTTCACTTCTTCTTGTgtcgattttctttttaaattgaactctaaaaagtaattaataaaatctcatTAATTACTCCTCgtgtattataaattttatttcttaaattacaAGATGGATTGACTAATAAATCTAAGGACTGAAGTGAAATGTGTACAAATTGACTTTTGATAGTGTGATTATATCCACTGTAAGAAAAGCACTTTGCCATGAGTCATAACTATTGCAGTTGAAACAATCAATTAGCAAGATAGACGCCTGATTTCCTGGTGATCATTAATTGCTTCGAAAAGtatcatatttataaaatttaatctagAACTTATCTTGATTGGGTTTTACTggaaaccatttttttatttatcaaaacaattttgttttagttttaattttttttaaatcataacccAGATCGACCGTTAACCTATGAATCAacccatttaatttataatatatgttttaaacCGGTTATTCTTGAATCAAGTTTCATagctaaacaaatatatatattaatagaaaaactCATTCCAAGGAGATGACCCGGAGGACAACGATTTGGTGAGGTAAGAAATTTATCAAGGAATCAATTTGCTCCTGCCATTAAGGGCAAAAGGTTGAAAATGCTTCAACCATCACATGCAACTTCCACCTTTGCATGATTACAAGAAACTTTTATATATCAGAGCCAACCACTACGATTAATTGTTGTCttcccctcttcttcttctttttaacttacaccattttttttttaataagcttGGCATACCAAGAACGAAGCCTCTACTTATTCAATCCTTaatcaaattattcatattgTATATAAGATTGATGCATTAACTAGAAAcgttttttaatcttgattgaTGAATGGGTTCTAAGCTCAGTTGCCATCCAAACAAAGCCGGATTGATAAAGAGGGTATTTAgaagtataataataattgttcaaggtgttttttattagaaaatacttcaaaataatattttttattttttaaaaaaaaaattcatactaacatattaaaacaattcaaaaaaataaagaaattaattttaaaaaaataaaatttatccaaCCCATTTAAAACGCGATGCTGAAGGAGCAAAGACAAGCTCAAGATATCTGTTCCTTTGTTAACGGGTTGTCTAGACGAGGGCTTGCCTGTTTACTTACCATTATTGCAAGTCACATATTCTCTCTTCTTCCACACGTTGCTACTTGACCTATCTTCCAAGGAAATTTTATACAACAATATGCTTATGTAATTATGCTTCTGATGAATCTTTTGTGCATGAATTAACATAGATAGTCAAAGATCTTGAAAGAGAAGAATTGTAATCCAAAAGggagaaaaatgatgaaaaggcATCACATGCTTGCTTTTACTGCAGGGAACAACCATCATTTACTTTCAcacttttttatcatttctttattttactgCCTTTATGCTACAATCCAAGTCAATACTTGGGATCACAACCCAATTGATGCCAAATTTAGTAGATttgtggagtttttttttttttatccaaatgtATTCTAATAACGGAATTAGACCTCTACAGCTCAATTATCAGGAATTATGGAGCCAATAACGGCAGCAACCTCATCATTCATGTTCTTGATAGTAGAATTATTCTTCtaaaaggatataaaaataatagttcCTTTAACAACAAGGAAATTAAACTATTTCATGGGATCAATCTAAGGGTTTGAACTGGGGAGGGGTGGCAGTCAGAAAGAGAAAGATGGAAAAGaactagaaagaaaattgaactcTAAGTGATAACTATGCTATGGCAATTAAGAAATGATTCTCTGCCATTACTTCCTTGGGGAAGGAACAAAATACATTATAAAGTTTGTTAACCTAACACTTTAATCTATTATAGCAAAGGAATAAAGggaaagaaacaaaaggagaaaTGTAGTTAGTCATCATCAAAAAGTAGACAAATGGTGAAGGGGAATTATGTAAACATGCAAGCCACTGTCCACCACAAggaaataataagaaatgaaGAATCTCACCAAGTCACCTACCTCTCTTCCTCCCCCTCAATAGACCTTCTGATCTTTTATATAAGAACTTTCTTCAACTGTCAAAACCCACAAAACTAGAGACTAGagagcttctttttttctttttcatagaaCAGAATGCATAAGAAGCTTAGGCAATGCCATGTTCTCTTGCTTTCTCTGTTTTGTTCGTCTTCTTTGGCCTCTTCATTGAGCCAAGTTAACCTATTCAACCAAGCCAAGAACTATGAGGGCTCCTCTGATTTAGTAGACCTTCAGTACCACATGGGGCCTGTTCTGGCTGGACCTGTCAACTTGTACATTATCTGGTATGGTCGATGGAACCGAAACCACCAAGCTACTATTAGAGATTTCATCTATTCCCTCTCTTATTCATCTCCTTACCCTTCTGTTTCTGATTGGTGGAGGACAGTCCGTCTTTATACAGACCAAACAGGATCGAATGTCACTGGAAACATTGTCCTGTCAGGGGAGTTCTATGACTATAGATACTCTCATGGTCGTTATCTAAGTCGTTTGGCGATGCAATCCATCATCAAATCTGCAGTCACTGCCCATCCAAGAGCTTTACCTCTCAATCCTCACAATGGTCTCTACTTAGTGCTGACTTCTGGTGATGTTCAAGTTCAAGATTTCTGTAGAGCAGTTTGTGGTTTTCACTACTTCACATTTCCGACCATAGTTGGTGTCACTGTGCCTTATGCCTGGGTTGGTTATAGCGGAACTCAATGTCCTGGTATGTGTGCTTATCCATTTGCATGGCCTAAGTATTCAGGGAAGCCACCGCCAAGCACTAACGGAGGCAACAACATAATGAGAGCCCCAAACGGAGATCCTGGTGTAGACGGAATGATCAGTGTGCTTGCTCATGAGTTAGCAGAAGTGTCAAGTAATCCATTTATCAATGCATGGTATGCAGGAGATGACCCTACCTCGCCAACCGAGATAGCAGATTTATGCCTGGGCGTGTATGGGACTGGTGGGGGTGGAGGTTTTGTGGGGAAAGTGAATAAAGATTCTTGGGGAGATGGGTACAATGTGAACGGAGTGAAAGGGAGGAGGTTCCTGGTGCAATGGGTATGGAACCCTGTGAAAAGGAGATGCTTTGGGCCCAATGCCATTGATTAGAAGTGTGCTAAATGTCCATGATTTCCAATAATTTCCAGCTCTTCCCCTTGCTTTTGACATCTGGAAAGGCAGGATAAGGCTTTGAGTGCAGAGCATGCACGGGAATCTGACGAGCAAGCAGGCAAGATAGGCCTGCTTTGATGATAGATATCCGCTTATCAGAGACAAGATACTTCGCTTGTTGGATGCATAGCTACGAAACATATCactattttaactttttaaggCATTGTTTGGAAAACCTAAAGTTTAAATGAGGcgtaacacatttttttttctttttgcctttAGAATGTTGACCTCGTTTAAAGGCATCATCTAATGATCAAAAGGTCAATCTGCCTCTCAAACAAGTCTGTAATTGTAATGCCTTCTCCACTCATTTGTAATTGTCTTCCTACAAGATCGAGTGATCCCTGGTTGATTTTCAGTGTTAATAAAGGGCTCAAATCATGGATTCAATCTGCTTACCAATCAACAACAAAATCTAGTAGAAGCTATCCACTAACTAAATCTATGGAAGGTGCAACCAAAATGTTCATCATCTCAATTAGGTCACCACTGGAAACAAAACAATTTGATGATATAATAGTATATGTAGCCTGGATCCAACACAGAGCGAGCATCATCAAGAAGCAAGCTAACTAGTAGTTTTATTATGACAGCAAAATTGTGACAAATTGTGTAAATAATACAgaagataaaaaatgaatttcaatgACATACTTCAAACTATCATTTACAAAACTGTGTCTATACTGCTAACATGAATAGGATCATTTCTTGAACCTCAAATCTCTATGATGGCTAAATGCTGGATATCTTTCTCTGCGGTGACAACAATTTGATATGCTATGATAAATCAAAATGCTTTTGTAGTTCATCCTAATCAACAAAGTTTGGGGAAAATTGACATGTACAATTCACAATACATCATAGCAACGGATACAGGAGTGATCAATAAGCCGAGAGACGAGACTTCCTGGCTCTGGAGTGAGAGTAGATGTCAAGCTATTCCAAAAATGAAATGTCAATGACTCACTGAGAATCTTTTCAAAGAGAGCATCTTGGTGAGCTTTTTCATTCTCATTTGCCGGTGTGGTGAAGTAGCTGTTTGCatttagaattaattaaggCACAAATGaggtaaagaatttttttatgcgACAGATCTGTTGAAGATTTTGACTCTTAAAAGGCTAAAATATAAGATATCACGTATATACAAAGCCATCATAAACCAGACAAATAAAGGGTATATGCAAATTGCATTtgccaaaaaaaagagagagaaaaaagcagTGCAGGTGAAGAACAACTTCTCTCGTCAAACTGTAAAATGAACATTGAGAATCCAGCAGACAGAGTACATTTTGGGAGGATGTATTCACTAGGAATTATCTTAAATTTTCAGCCGAAATATTTTCTGCAATATAAGACAAGAATTTCAGCACCAATTTCTCAAACCCCAAACACAAACTTATCCTTATCCACCCAATTCCAGACCAAAAACCTCCGTTTAAGTTGTCTCAAAGACAAGGCTGAAA contains:
- the LOC133675814 gene encoding protein EXORDIUM-like 7, with amino-acid sequence MHKKLRQCHVLLLSLFCSSSLASSLSQVNLFNQAKNYEGSSDLVDLQYHMGPVLAGPVNLYIIWYGRWNRNHQATIRDFIYSLSYSSPYPSVSDWWRTVRLYTDQTGSNVTGNIVLSGEFYDYRYSHGRYLSRLAMQSIIKSAVTAHPRALPLNPHNGLYLVLTSGDVQVQDFCRAVCGFHYFTFPTIVGVTVPYAWVGYSGTQCPGMCAYPFAWPKYSGKPPPSTNGGNNIMRAPNGDPGVDGMISVLAHELAEVSSNPFINAWYAGDDPTSPTEIADLCLGVYGTGGGGGFVGKVNKDSWGDGYNVNGVKGRRFLVQWVWNPVKRRCFGPNAID